The Silene latifolia isolate original U9 population chromosome 4, ASM4854445v1, whole genome shotgun sequence region AGTTTCATTGTCTATGGCCAGGTCAGACAATGAAACCCAACGTCGATGCCAATGAGAGACGGAAATACTGCACGTCCAAGCTAGCAATAGCATAGACAACCAATTTCATTGTCTTCCACCAAGAGGAACGTGCTAACTAAACATCCATGACCATAATGGACAAGCAACTTCAATGTCCCTGCCCACACAAGACGTCAAAATTCATTGTCTTTGCCCATCCCAGACGTTGGAATTCAACGTCCCTGCCCATCCCTGACGTTGAATTCTAACGTCTATCTTCCTCCATTAAACCcgatatcaacaacaacaaatgattcaataacaataacaacaataacaactgaTTCGacaacaacaaaatcaacaaatctAATTGAAAACCGAATTAAATTCGATAATGACGATAATTGAAAACTGATTTGCATGGGCAGGGAATTAAAAACAAGAATGAAGAAGAATAATTCATACAAATCAAGACAAACAAAACCTAATTAAAATCAATTTATACAAACTAAAATCACAAACTAATTCAAAACAATTTTGTTTTCGGACTTACTTGAGAATATCAGAACAAAATTGAGAAGAGAATCGACAAGATGCGGTGCTACGGTGGTGCGTGTTgctgcggtggtggtggtggtggtgcggcGGTGGGGTGGGTAAGGTTGAGTTAGAGAGAGTAAGGTTGAAAGAGGGAGTAGTGTGATACAGAGAGAGGAGGGGAGGGGAAGGGtagttttgtcttttttttttaaaacgtcgacgattcgttataaaacgtcgacgacgtttcgCAATCCGGTTTAATTGTTTAATGTTCATACTTTTAGCAATTAGCATCAAATAGTGAATTAAACATTGGCCTAATTGTAATGTCGGTAACATCATCCTGGGTCACAATTAGGGCAATCCCACCCCAAGCAGGCGTTATGTTATTTTTGTCATTAAGAAAGTTCTTCCTTGAAACGCGGAGATAAATACGAACAAAATCACATAACTCAATGTCACCATCATCCTTCTTCTCAGATAAAGGTGATGAAGGGAGATGAGCAAAGGGAGAAAAAAAATtgagtgaaaaaaaaaaatgacaaggataaaattataaataacgtatataaaagaataaaattcgtatgtgaaaaaacAATACTATTTGTTTTGTACATCAAGCCACTTTCATGTATTGGGCCAGGCTTGTCGATTTTGTCGGGTTGAATCCATGTTCATAAGATAATGGATGAATGTGGGTCACTAACTGAAAATGAAGATGTTTTGCACTCGTAAGAAATAGAGTTAACAAAAGTTGATCCAACATGGTTAGCCTGACCGAATCCTTTGCAAATCGAAAGAAGCTGAAAGTttgatcgggtcgtgtcgggtcgggtcggttcatGTTCGGGTTGGAAAAAATAGGGATATTATCGGTTAGCGTGTCAGGTTGGATCGGGTTGGTTCGGTTTCGGGTCACCTGATTTTCGGGTTGTATCGGGTCGGGTTTCGGGCGGGTCAGTTTAGCTTTTGCCAGGCTGCCAGCTCTATATACAATACGTTAACatataaacataaaaaaaaatcgGTTAAATCCTACCATAAgaaaatataaaattaaatttgaaTTCATCCATTGATGTGACATAAAGAAACGTAATTTATTAATACAAACCCATAGGTACCAAACTACCAATGCAAAAAAAAAGGGTCCCGCATCTGCTAGATGTGTTCTCGGGTCGTATTCGGGTTGAGCTCTTACGGTCAGGCCCTTACTACGCCCGTAAGTGAGACAGGTCGGGCCGTGGTATGAGAGATATAACTTGGGCCCGACCCGTGCTCTGTCTTAGACGGGCCAAAGGTGGGCTGGACTGGCGAGCCGTACCATTTTCTTTTACTTGTTGCTAAAATGGCGGGTCAAGGGCAGGTCGGGGTGGGCGGGGTCAGCATGTGCTGATGACTAGCTCTAGCAATTGCTACCTTTAATGTGCATTGGGGTAAACCCCCGGATATACGTGATAGCCCACAAAACACGTATACTAGGTATGTCACTTTAGAGTGACAAACATAGCCTGAGACTAGTGACGAAGTCTGATTTGAGTTTAGGAGGGGCGAATGGGCAATAATATAAGGTACTCtcgaaaaaaaattcaaattattTAACTAAAAGTTTCGAAAATCTCAACCGTCAGAAGGGTGAGCAGCGAGCGCCCCTGCTAGCCTCTAACTTCACCACTATAGTCGACCATAAACACTCCACTATTgcgttaatttttttttgttaatgctaACCCGACCCAACCAAAACCCGAGATAACCCATCCCCTTAACCGACTTTAATGGATCAAtaacaaatttacaagttttagaCGGAATGAAGGTCGAGCGGTAAACCGAAATATTTAGGCGGGGAAAACTAATTTCAATGAAGACCAAGTGCGTAACAACATTCCTTTTCAAAATTCCCCCAAAAATATTCAAAAAACAAATTTCCCAAATTATTCCCTCCTTCatttcatttcccccaaattaatTCAACCATATATAATCCCAACTCCTCCATAATCTCCCTCCTCACATTTCTCCGTCTTTCACTTCACACTTTAATTCATCTCAATTAATTTCTTCTTTCAAACAACAATGGCGACCGTAAGCAACAATCCACCAAAGTCAAGGAAGAGAGTTGAAGCTGATACTCCAAACTCCtccgctgctgctgctgctgccgcGGTTTCACTTAAGCGTGCTAAAGACGGCAGCGCTTTCACTCGCTGGTATAAAATCGTCTTACTCAAGTGTTATTTTCAAATCGCGTGTTATTTTACTTTAAACCGTCTTATAAGAGACTTTCATATTGATTCGGTAACCTAGGGTTTGTTATTTCTGATTAATTAAGCTGTAATTGCAGTTCCGGAGTAATACGCGTAGTTTCGCTGTTATTTCAGCTTAATTGAATACGATTTTTAGATTTCGTTGCGGTTACTGTGTGATTAGCGATTTCCGATGCGTTTTGTTCATCTAATTAGTTTGATTATTAATTGATTGAATTTCTTCGTTTGCGACTGCTTGTAGTGTGTGAAACTAGGGTTACCTAAttgttttaatcaattatttcGGAAATCCTGTATTCTCACCTTCTGATCGCTTATCGTTTTGTTCGATTATTTTGTTGTTTACTCTTTCAACATATTCAGTTGCATTCACTCGTTCATGACATGtttgttgtaatttatgacttaGTTTGCTCGTCATTGCTTTAATTTGTTGCAATTGAATTAACGCGTGTTTTGTTCATCTAATTAGTAATGTAGAGTATGTACTCTCTTTGTCCTAattgtttgtttacctttgattaaaatacggcTCTCAAACAAtagaaaaggtaaacaaatgatttggaCCGAGAGAAAATATGTTTGCCTGACTTTATGTACGGTTTCATGTAAAAAATCGCTATACATTGCTGTCTAGGTAGCAATATCTGTTCCTTTTGAGGTCATTTTTCGCTTCTTAACTGTTTGAGGCCTTCATCATTGTTGTTTGTTTGGCATGTGGAGCTTGCTTACTTTTTGTTTTACTCGATTATGCTGCTAGTTTTGTAGACTTGGCTACTTAATGCTTGACTACTTATATTTCTGATTAATTTAGTTACTATCACAGTTATTGTGTAAAAGGCGAAGATTTAGCTATTAGCATTGCTTATCTTAGTTTCTCGAGTTGTTTTGCTAAGCAATGCAATGGTGATTTAGTCACTGTCACTGTGATGAAAACAGATTAGCACACGCAGTTGTTCTTTGTTGAAAGCCTTTTAATTGCATCTACATGTCACGCACTGGCGTGGTTTTAAACAAACAATACCGAGTTTGTGTTGTTGTATGTATCTGGTTACTGGTTTAGCATGTTTCTTTACATGGATATTGTTCTGTTTTCTTGTGTTCATAATCATCATGAACAAAATGTTTGATTGCTTACTTAATGTGACAGTGAGGAGTGCAAGAGCAGTGTAGCAGTTGCGCTTATTGACATGCATGACTGCAGCCTTGAAGCTAAGATCAAGATGAGCCTAGGTGTGTTATGCATTTCCGCTTAACTGTATATACCGTATTATGCCAGTTGAGATTGTTCTTAACATTTGGTTTTTGCTGTTTCCAGATGCAACTGTTGTCGAGAAACAAGCTGAAGTGAAGAAGAAGCCAGCCCCAAGGAAGAAGGCTGCTTCATCTGCTGCATCATCTGAAGATGCTACTGAAACAAAGGGGTCAAAGAAGAGAAAGCTAACAAAAGTGAAGGATCCTAACATGCCAAAGCGCCCTCTCAGTGGCTACTTCCTTTTCTTGTAATTACCGACGACTGTTTCAATTCAGTTCTATAACTCTTATCCTTCTGCTTGACACATGTTCTGATCATCGGTTTGTAATTGGTAACTGTAGGGAGGATTTCAGGAAGACTTACAAGGAAGAGCATCCCGATTCCAAGGGTATTAAGGAGCTTGCTAAGGATGCTGGTGCTAAGTGGAAGGCGATGACTGATGAGGTATATTCTCAGTCCGACCTATATGCTCTTTAGTCTTTACAGTTGCTGTACATGTTTAATTTAAGTGATTTGCAATGGTGGTTTTAATTATTGCAATTTACAATGCAGGAAAAGAAGCCGTATTTGGACAGAGCAGTAGAACTGAAGGCGGAGTATGAGAAGGCCATGGTGGAGTATAATGCTCAGAAAGAAGAAGAGGTATGCAGATAGTATCAGCTTGCCTATGAATATGATACGGCTTTTTCTACTGATCTATTCCCTGTTAATACAGTGTCTCACCTAAACACTTTGTTGTTCATTGATTAGGAAACTGCTGATGTGCAAGCTGAGGAATTGTGCGATGAAGATGCGTAGATCTTTGAACAGGGAACTCGAAGAATGTCGAATTGAAGTTTTTTTCGGATTATCTTGGGTTGTAAATTTTGGTTCTAACTCTGGGTAGCAGAATATTAGCAGTAGTTACTTATAGTGGTCTCAGCACTCAAGCTTATGAAACTCTTTGAAAGCATCTTATCGTTGCTTGAACAAATGTTTGACAGTAGCTTCTGTCATTAGTAAATCGTATGTTGCTACGGATTTTGGATCGACCATTTTTGTTAGCACAACTTCTACGTTCTATTCTGATTTGCCTATTTAGATGGTTGTTTGAACGGTACTGTATGCTCTTATGGCTTTGCTTAACATGCTGTTAACAAAAAGTCTTTTGTTTAGATGTCACAGTAGTCGTTTTTCGACTAATTTCTGTGAGTTTACCTGATGCGTTATCACTGGCAGACCAGTCGCCAGTGATCACTGGTCAGCTATGGTGACGGACAGTCGGACATGAGTAGAATTCTAGAAATAGCGGTGGGGATGAACACGGGGTAATGATGAGAAAACGAACGAAGGATCCAAAATCCAAATTCCCCAAAGTTTTCAATGCTTTCTTATGGTTCTTCCGATCGGTGCGAGAGGTATTGATGTTTGCTTACTTTTTTCTTATGATGGTGATGACTCAATGACCTAACGTTGactcaaaacaatttaaattaatCTCTCATATTTTTAACTTTAATTTCTTACGCCAATGCCCATTGTTATACACTTAAAATAAGATAATATTAAAACAAGAAATTGCACAAGGCCTAAATATTTACATATGCAATTTTGCACGGATTCTAAACTAGTAATTTCCATACATTGCATGCCAAAAACTTATTCTAGTATAGATAGATCTATGAAATTTAACGAAATATCGTTGTTTTAGTAAATGAATATCCAATATATTCCAAAGACTGAAAAAGCTTAACAACGCACGAAAGATTTTGTTACAAAATAGTCAAGTTTATAATACAACGAATAATCAGCGTATTTGCACAAGATTTCATTTCCAAAGCTTCTAACACCAAATAATCTACTTTCCATTGCTTAATTGCCctaaaaaaactataaaaacaaATGTTATGAACGTAAAACTAATGCAGAAAAACTTCATTCGATACCCTAAAACACACACCATGATTGGAGAAGATATCTTTGTGAGGCTTGACAATAAAGCGTCGTCATCATACTCGAGGAATAGCCGTCTTTTGTTCCCCACGTCCGAATTTGAAAACAAAATATTACCTCTCTTGAAAGTCGAAGAACGTTCATTATGGTCTCGACAAAAACTAGTATCTCTCAAGGTACGAGACGCAAGTGACGCAGGATTTCGACCCGTGAGCATGTCCGTAGAAGCTGATGAGAGAGATAATCGTCGTTGCACTCTTGGTGAAGGAGTATGGTTTAACTATTTTAACCATAAAAACCTTAGTGTAGGTGATATGGTTGGTCTCAAATATGATAACGATACACATCATCTTATTATCACTTATTATCCTCCTCGTTTAGGACTCGAACCTACGGGTCATTAGAGCAAGTTGCATTAAGTAATTCTatgttttatttgttgtttttaataaTAAGCTTCATTGCTCTGTTTTTGTTTTAATTAGATTGAGGTTTGCGGTATGTAACTCCTTCGAGTGGGGATTATTACACTatcataattattataatattatttttatattttagtATTAATTTCGTTGTTATGCTTAGATCTAATTTTGATATTGATAATTTCTGTTACTAAAATTGTCTTTAAATTGAAAAAACAATTTCTTCATGAGAATAAAAAATTATTGTGTCGTAAACAAAGCATATAACCtatataatactccgtaataACATAAAACAAAGATAACCTTCGATGCATATTCAACtcgctaaaaaaaaaaaaaaaaaaaaaaaaaaaaactgactaATTGTACCCTTTCCCCCCTCCAAATTGGGTACTTGGTTATTACACTCAAAACAACCTGCATTATATATTCTCGTACAATCTTTCCACCCTCTCTTCGCTTTTTTTATCCCCACACATTGTCTTCTTCTCCTTCATTTGTCACTCAAAAATTCTATCTTTCTCACGtccctttctttcatttcctCGTATTTttcctctgttttttttttcctctgtTCCTCATTCACATTATTCTCTACTATAActcaactaaataaaaattcctaaCTGGGTTTCGTACCCTTTACCTCCAAGAGCAAAACCCAGAAACAAATTTCTAAATCATTAACATTTTCTTTGTTAATTTTGATCATCTTTGTACTACATTACTTGAATGCAAATAGTTGTATATAGAAGAAAATAAAGTTGAAGtgcccttttttttttaattaatcatTTGGGTATCATTGTGTTATCTTCACCTAATAATCTATTGTTGGAAATTTTAAATATTTTTCCTTTTTTCaagatttttttcaatttttttttcttagtCATAATTTACTTCCAAAACTACTTCAaacttttttattattaaaaatttaaaataaaaaaacattaAGTTTGTGTGAAAGGGAGTGTGACCTATATATGAAGTACTTGAATAATGACAGCTGGGAACACCAAAAAGAGCAAGGTGTGTGCATttaaaaattacccaaaaaattattattattaaattttttagttttctttcataaattttgagtTCAATTTGtgataaaagataaaaaaaaaaaagattaatttGGTATAATGAAGATTTTATGGCCCAAGACATTGGTAAAGAAATGGTTCAACATCAAGGAAAAAGTTGAGGAATTTGATGCTGATAGTGTCTTTTATGGAGGTGtgattattttcttttaatttattttgtttaccccatttttttctttttgattaTAAAACcgctactccctccgtctcaatcatttgtttaccgtcaattaaaagataaaaaaatGATTGAGACAtagtttttttttatgaaaaaatCAATACACTGTTGAATTCAGTTCTATTTTGGGCTATAATTGTCATTTGTAAaagtatttgttttattttggtgGCATTTTTAATGATTTAATTGTTGCTTTAAATTTTGATGCACTTTTTTTAATTTCAGGTAGTGATGAATACTGGAGTTATAATAACTCTACTATCAAGAAATGCAAAACAGGTACTTTATCAGTTACATACTACATTCTTTATAATATCCCGCAATTTGCAGGAGCCATTTAGACACTGGAGTAATGTTGTTGTTCTCGTAATTCTATTTTATGTTGTTAAT contains the following coding sequences:
- the LOC141652555 gene encoding high mobility group B protein 7; protein product: MATVSNNPPKSRKRVEADTPNSSAAAAAAAVSLKRAKDGSAFTRCEECKSSVAVALIDMHDCSLEAKIKMSLDATVVEKQAEVKKKPAPRKKAASSAASSEDATETKGSKKRKLTKVKDPNMPKRPLSGYFLFLEDFRKTYKEEHPDSKGIKELAKDAGAKWKAMTDEEKKPYLDRAVELKAEYEKAMVEYNAQKEEEETADVQAEELCDEDA